From the Candidatus Hydrogenedentota bacterium genome, the window CGCAGAGGGCCATCGCCTGCATTTCCGGGGGCGCGTTTTCCCGCAACTGGCCGTAGAGGGCGCCGGCCTCCTCTTTCCGGCCGGCCCTTTCGTGTTCAAAGGCAAGCCGTGCCACGAGCACCGGATACTCCGGGGTGGCGGCCAGGTCGTCCATGCCCTTTTCCAGGGCCGCCACGGCCTCCGCGGGCTTGCCCTGGGCGTTCAGGATGTCGGCCAGACACAGAACCGCCGGGCCCGCCACACGCGGTTCCCGGGCGCGCAGGGCGGGTTTGAGCGCGGTGTGCGCCGCGTCGGGGTTTCCCCCGGCCAGCAGGCCGCGCGCATCCTCGAGGGCCTTGGCCGCCGTTTCCGGCGAGGACGCGGCCAGTTGGAGCACACGGCCCGCCCCGTGGCGGTAGGCGTAGAGCCCGGCGCCGCCGATGGCGGAAAGAACCACCAGCACGGCCAGAATGCGGAACAGACCGCCGTCCCCGCCGGACTTTCTGAAGAACACGCTTTTCTTTTTTCTTGCCATTAAATGCGGAATTGCCTTTCGTAGACGCGCTTGAGATCCAGAAGGAGCTCCGTGCAGGACTGATAGCGCCGGTTGACATCCCTCCTGAGACACTTGAGAATCACCCGGTCCAGCCGGTCTGGAATCTCCTTGTTGACGGAGGAGGGAATCGGGAAATCATATGCGGGGCTGATGATCTGCTTGATTTTCTCCCGGACAGTGAGGCCCGAACAGGGGTGGCACGCCGTGAACAGCTCGAACATGGTGATGCCGAAGGAGAAAATGTCGGACCGGCCGTCCAGGTTCTTCTTTCGGAGCTGCTCGGGCGACATGTAGAGGCGGGTGCCCCCGGTCTCCTTCATCCAGCGCAGCCGCCAGCTGGAGGTGGACTTGGAAAGCCCGAAGTCCACGATCTTGATGTCGCGCCCGTCCTTGGAGAAGAGGAAGTTGGCCGGCTTGATGTCGCGGTGGATGACCGAGTGCTGGTGGAGAAAGTCCAGCCCCTCGCACAGGCGGATGCAGATGTCAATCATCTGCTTGACCGTCAGCACCCGGTTTTCAATGAAGTACTTCATGTTGTAGCCGTCAACGAACTCCATCAGCAGGCAGCGGCGGATGTTCCCCTCGTTGTCCTCCTGCTCCACGATGGTCTTCCGCATCTTGATGATGGCCGGGTGGTCGAGGCTGGCGGCGATCATGACCTCGCGCCCGATGTAGTCCTTCTTGCGGCGTTTCTTGTCGAGGTCGTAGGTCTTGTGCAGCACCTTGATGGCGATGGTGTCGTCTTTGACCGGGTCGAGGGCCTTGTACACCGTGCCCATGCCCCCGCTGCCCACCGGCGCCAGAATGCGGTACGGGCCCACATTGGACAGCTCGAACTCGTAGTCCACAGCGGCCGCGGCGGCCGTTCCCTTGGCCTCCGCTTTCTTGCCGGAACGCAGCGCTTTCAGTTTGTCAAGCAGCCCCATGGGGGTTCTCCTCGGAGGGCGCGTCATGCCCGGTCCCATCGTAGCGGAGCCCGCGCGCGCATTGCAAAGCGCGGCTCACCATCCGCGCGCCTTCATGGCGTCCATGGACTCCCGGTCCGTCGCGTGGGGCGGCGCGGGGGAGAGCGCGGAAACGGCCGCCCGCTCCTCCGGGGTGAGCCGCAGGTCCAGGCACTGGAGCGTGTCCCGGAACTGCTCCAGGTTCCGGCAGCCGAACAGGGTCGAGGTCACCGCGGGGTGGGCCATGACCCAGGCCATGGCCAGCGCCGCGGGCGGCACGCCCCGCTCCCGCGCGTGCTCCACAAAGCGCCCCGCCACCTCCATGTATCCGGGGTCCGCGTAGCGCTGGCGGTACATCTCCGTCTCGTGGAGGCGCCCCGTGCCGCCCGCCAGATACTTGCCCGTGAGCACCCCCGCGCCGATGGCGTTGTAGGGCACCACGGCCAGCCCCTCATGCGCCGCCATCGGCAGGATTTCCACCTCCACCTGGCGCTTGATCAGACTGTACATGGGTTGGAAGCACACCGGCGCGTGGAGGTTGTGCTGCCGGGCCGCGCCGAGGGCCGCCATGGCCTGCCATGCCGCGAAGTTGGACACCCCGCAGTACCGCACCTTCCCCTGCTCAATGGCCGTGTGCATCGCCCGCACGGACTCCTCAACCGGGACATGCTCGTCCCAGTGGTGCAGATAGACAATGTCCAGATAGTCTGTGTTCAGCCGCCGCAGCGACCGCTCCACCGACGCCAAAATGTTCCGCC encodes:
- a CDS encoding serine/threonine protein kinase, whose product is MGLLDKLKALRSGKKAEAKGTAAAAAVDYEFELSNVGPYRILAPVGSGGMGTVYKALDPVKDDTIAIKVLHKTYDLDKKRRKKDYIGREVMIAASLDHPAIIKMRKTIVEQEDNEGNIRRCLLMEFVDGYNMKYFIENRVLTVKQMIDICIRLCEGLDFLHQHSVIHRDIKPANFLFSKDGRDIKIVDFGLSKSTSSWRLRWMKETGGTRLYMSPEQLRKKNLDGRSDIFSFGITMFELFTACHPCSGLTVREKIKQIISPAYDFPIPSSVNKEIPDRLDRVILKCLRRDVNRRYQSCTELLLDLKRVYERQFRI
- a CDS encoding aldo/keto reductase, coding for MKYARFGKTGLLVSEVCLGTMTFGNESGEAVSREIMDAALDLGINFFDTAHNYNKGVTEEIVGRWIGPHRDQIILASKVFFPFGGGRNDEGLSRRNILASVERSLRRLNTDYLDIVYLHHWDEHVPVEESVRAMHTAIEQGKVRYCGVSNFAAWQAMAALGAARQHNLHAPVCFQPMYSLIKRQVEVEILPMAAHEGLAVVPYNAIGAGVLTGKYLAGGTGRLHETEMYRQRYADPGYMEVAGRFVEHARERGVPPAALAMAWVMAHPAVTSTLFGCRNLEQFRDTLQCLDLRLTPEERAAVSALSPAPPHATDRESMDAMKARGW